The sequence tgtttaagatataataaacatttaGGTTTCTCAGTATTTCCAAATACTGAGAAATGCACACATATGAAGCCAAGCAtacaaaagtaaagtaaacatTTGACATTGCttgtattttacatatatgtCAAGCCTGggatataagaaaatattaattcatgtatacACCCACCTGCTGCAGCATCTCATATTTCCATTAAGGCATTCACACAGGTAGCAATCATGAGTCCACTTTTCTCCATCGTTATGGACTTTGCCATCCACATCTCTGCATTCTAATAAAAAGTCCATAGGTTAACAAACTACAAGATTTACTCTTCTTCAGAACAGAAACAAAGGTTATTCTGAAATTGGAGTTTAAgaatatatagtgtattttaatTACAGCTGCAAAAGGGACCCAATGTGGGCAAAGAGTATGGAAAAACCTGGAGAAAGatagaggattttttttaacacaggcATGTTAAGGGATTCACATGAAGGCCCCCCTGGACTAAAGAGAAAAGTAGAGCATGACTGCTGGTCGTTGCCTGGTCTAGTTCAGGTAGACTGGGTAAGTAAAATCCTTTTATTGCAGTAACCCACCTCATTCAGTCTTTCAACAGAGAGAACAGCAGACCAGGACGGTCCTGATTTTTTAGGCACTGTCCTGACAaaattttacttcactgagcTGCAGAGACTCAGTACGGATTGTGGGAGGGCCACAGATGCTGAAGAGATCAGGGATGGCCCTCAGACAATCTTTACTGAGTCCTCTGCAAAAACCCTCTTCTGCCCTTTTGAGGAAGTGCTCCATGAGGACTTGGTCAGCAGAGCTGGTACAAGAAGAAGAGAACAGAAGAAATAAGACAGAAAAAAGAAGGGAAGAAATGGAGCTGCAGCAAAAAAGACAGGGActtggaagtggttggcagagaatgtagggagacaatgagagagagcgagagagagagagagagagtgagagagcatgtgagtgagagtgtaatagaccagtagtgagagagtgagtgagtgagtgagtgtgagagaacatgagagagtgtgagagaaagtgaataagagaagaaaagagaataatagTGAGTGAGAATATGTGAGAGCGAGCAAGTCTAAGAGCATGTGAGTGAGAGAacatgagtgagtgagagtatgtGAATAAGAATGAGAGCGAAAGTAAGAAAGTGAGGTAGTGTAGAAatatgagagagcatgagtgagaatATGAGATagcgtgagtgagagtgtgtgagagaggcaggctcagtatataatgataggagatATGCTGTATCATCCTCAGTGACTGGCTTACTCtttaatgatgggagttatgctgtgccaTTGTCATTgtgtggctcagtatatattgatgggagttgtgcAGTGCAACCATCAgtatctggatcactatataatgatgggagtcaaataaaagtcagatttttaacttttcaccatattttttatagcaaattaTATGATACGATAAAGAGCCCTTCTTGTCccgaaaaaaacccaaaatataatgtgtgtgggtgcactaaatgagaaagaagaaaattacagataGACAGCAAAccctgcaaaaatgttaaaaccttTGTCCCAAAACCTACTACAAGTAATAGCAGAGCCAGCAAAAAAAGGAACCATGTTAGTGGAATACTCTAGGAGACAGGTAGAAgaacattttgcttattttgtaatatagcatatttttttatagtcttACCTTTAATAAGAGTTAAATCATTAATATCAAGAGAAGGCTTTGAACCATAGCAATCTGCATTGCACTGCACtgctaaaaaaacatatactgctGTGCAGCATAAAATCACtttccaggaaaaaaactaaaagggaaaaaatgtatGCAATTAGAAAGGTCAGATCTGTAATGAACTGTTAAGATTGGTGTGAGTAAACAAAATCATTGAAATTGTTCATATATTAtacccccttaatgacaaagcccgtacatgtacaggctcaaaatgcattgttttcaatgggtttagggaccgctcattgtccttaaggggatataGTTTATATCACTAGTGCtgtatatccttttttttttcaatcatttttattgaaGTTTTGATTTCATAGACTATAGTAACAATAAACTTTTGAGTTGaacaaaatacattagaaatgtGTTACAACTGATATTCAATTTCGAATTGATCTCCAATTATTGAATTGGCTCCagaacatgaaaataataaattaattaatattaaaataagaatatattaacTAGATACAATATGAAGAGAAAATACTCCTGACTtagaaaacaataacaaaaacaaaaaacactggCCTTATTTCTACCATATTGTGAACCAACTATTAATATTACTTGTTAAGTGCATgaaaatgaaagggaaaaagtaaaactataatACATAACATTCTTACAGTAGCAAAgacatacatttataattaGATATCCAAACATAACTACACATAgtatatttattactattaagTCTAAAAATTGGCCGGTGCGCTGAGAAAACGGAAGACGAATACGAAgaaacgaagattctttgttttgttcgtttttgtcttcgtgtacgttttgctGCGCCGTGTTTGTTTCTTCGGCATTCGGCTTGAACAACAAAAATGCActattcgtgttcgttttcatgttcgtccGGATACGAATGcaacaaaatcaacaaaaacaacaaaaacgtGACACCAcaagcagtgttccctctaagctgtgcgcttgtgcgcgcgcacgtagcttttttagagagcgcacatgtccaaaaattgtgtgcacaacagtttttccccaaaaaagaaaaaaataatatttttttgaaactttatgcggcgcagATATTGTgtgcacaaaatttttgctctgtgaaactttttgcacaagagaaattttctgcgcgcgccaactaagaaaaattagatggaacattgcccACAAATACGTCCCCCTCCCCCAGAGAATACCAAAGGGCAACATTGCTACAAATCAGGTGGAGAACGTTAAATGGGTGAAGTCACAggattatccccccccccaactctaCCAAACTCCCACCCACCTGGTCAGTCAGGCAAGACAAATAACCGGAgtaagaaacaacaaaaaactctGACATCAAATCAATGATCATTAGCAGTTGTGCACCAAACCAGGATGTGTCACAGAAAGTCGCTTTGATTTGACATTTAATAGGGTACCAATAAAACCGTCCcgttttttctttgtgtatcGTCGCATCTAACCAATCCATTCTGAGCAGGTGGAacaatttattatgaaataaagaCGTTGAAGGAGGTTCAGCATGTATCCACTGCTGCAGAATGGCTTTCCTGGCCACAGCCAGAACTGTACACCGGGCCTTATTTTTGCATGGTCAGGGATTACTCCGAGGTGCTGCTGGCTCTATGTGAATTCTGTGGTAGCTATGAATCATGCCTGAAAAAACAAGTTTTCAGGTTTGTGTTGAGAAACGGGGGTGTAGTGGTCCAGCGCGCTTTGCTGGAGACCAGCTGAGGATTTTCTGGTGGAGTACAATTAAATGGCATATATGACATATATCTGGTGCGCAGGGATGCAGGAGGGCAATAAGAACCCTTAAGGGGTGTGGTGGGGCAGGCAAGTTTAGGTGGATCAAACTTGGCAACTAGGGTATTACCTGCAGGTTTTTTGGTTGGTTGATGAATGGTTTTAATGGGAGAGTATTGTGGAAAAACCTTCTTTTGGAAGTTGGACACTAGAGAgtgaagccggggttttttgccttcttttggatcaacagcaacaaattaacagatataggaaaggctgaacttgatggacgcatgtcttttttcagcctatgtaactatgtaactatgtaactatgtagagTTGGGTTCTCTGGGCTGGTTTGGTTGCAGCTAGTAGTCAAGGTTTGTTGCATAGGTTTTgatgtatatgcatgtttttAAGTGCATGTTTTTACATGTCAATAAATGTtgtgatgtatttattttgcaaattgAAGGGGACAAAGGCATTTGACTATGCACCAGACAAGATAGACACAGAACTTCATGGCAGATGAAAAAGAGGTGTAGCAATTTCTCATTGCTGCTACTATTAAATTTGAACGTATCCATCATCAGCGCGACTAACGgtcattttaatattcttatatactaacccaaaatggattttaaataaagtggTTGTGATTGAATTACAGACTTTGAGCTTTCATTTGAGGATATTTATATCAATTTTGGGTGAACGATTTAGGAATATTATTAGTCTTCATATATACTCCCCACATTTTCAGGGGCTTAAAAGTAATTGTACAATTGACTGAGAAGCTGTTTCATGGCCAAATGTAAGTAAAGCAAAATGatgataaaatgatataacTCAGCACTTTGACGTAATTATTAAAGCTATTAAAGAACATCACCTTTAATTAGGTGGGTGGTTATAATGTTACAGTACAGTAGCATGATAATTACAAATCTATAAGAttgctataatatattatttgtttaaataaatgtttaaatccaTATTACCTAGAATGTAAAACTTATTTTGTGTAAAACATGATCTAAGGCATAAAAACCTCAAAAGGGTACATTTCTCACATATtagtgtaatattttatatttataccttGAGATACATcaatagcaaaaaataaatatgtatcatTTCTCAATATAGATTTGTGATACAACCTAAAATATTAGTGTTCAATCAATAACAAAAAGGGCTAATATTTTATCCCAAAATCATAACAATGACTTACCATTTTGTATTGCTTTGCTCTATTGTGTGCCTCCACTTAACAATGATCTTGCAGAATActgaagcagattttttttgtagatatgatattttagaaaatatatatatgtcataagGTAGATCAGCTTCTGGAGAGTCTGGAATGAAACAAATGttacttgtttttctttatatttccaAGTCTATTTGAAGATCCGTGAGTTTAAGGATGTAATTATCATTTTGCCTGAAGAGGGTTAGATCATATTTTTTTGCCGGCATGACTAGC comes from Spea bombifrons isolate aSpeBom1 chromosome 11, aSpeBom1.2.pri, whole genome shotgun sequence and encodes:
- the LOC128469489 gene encoding beta-microseminoprotein-like encodes the protein MFFSWKVILCCTAVYVFLAVQCNADCYGSKPSLDINDLTLIKECRDVDGKVHNDGEKWTHDCYLCECLNGNMRCCSSFMTPSAYDTELCKKLFHRETCTYEVVKKDNPSEVCVVDAYV